The DNA region CTGAAatgatgcttttttatttttatgtgttgtatttttttctgtaaaacactttgagaagccacattttaatatatcaaacaacgtttattattattatatttattatatgtatgtgtgagtgtgtgtgcacatgcgctcatgatgacttgtaggtggtacttggatgctttggttggattaggggtggtacttggttcaaaaagtttgagaaccactgatataCATAACCCAAATCAATGTAAATAATAGTCTGGTGCAGCAGGATTTTCAACAAAtgtacaaaactgtttcagccAAGTTAAGCATTTCCTGCTGGACAATGTAAAAGGAGATTTTGGTCAGACTTTCCTTCTAATTAATTTACTATGAAAGGGACAGCCTGCACAGCTTGCCCACGGGGAAATTAAGACGTTTGCAGTCCAAAAAGTGCAAAGAGATCCACTGGTTGGTTTTACCTGCGTCGCCCTGGTGATCTGAAAGATCTCCATGGTGCGCATCACAATGTCCTGGACTGTTTCCTGGCCGATCCGGCAGAGGAACACGGGAGAGATCTCACGCATCGCTGCCTGGGGGGGCAGAGCGGACTGTAGCTGGGCTGGGGTGCCCTGGGTGAGCTGCCCAGGCTGGGGGTGCTGTGGGGACAGCCCAGGCATGCGGGTCCCTGCCGAAGGCAAGGCTGTCATTGCCTGCAAACACAATGCAGGGGAGTTACAGGCAACAAGCACATATTCTACTGAATCTTAAACACACTGCCTTGTCCAATTAGTTAATGTCTTCTGACAGAGCCTAAGGACACCGTGGAACCTACAAAGCTCCTCACATACGTTACTAAAGACAGTGTGGCACAAAGTCAGGGCATTAGCAATGTCAAAAAACGAAATCCTTATCTGTATCTGCTAaaggagatgtactgtataggccTGACAAGAAAAACTGCCATGAACTGGAAAAGACGTCTTAAACTCAGACCCTCGAATGACAGGACTTGAGCGTTCACAGAAGCATTGTTTTGACAGGGGTACATTTCCTGTTTCAACGCCCtgacttttttcctttcaggtTTTATTCAAAATCAACGCCGTAAAAACACACCACTAACGGTATTTATGTGAATACAACTgccatatttttaataaatgtattactttaCACTACAGATATATGGGGAACAGTGCAGTTTGGGGAGGAGCAAAATTCTAAACCGAGTACTAGAATCACAACACGCTAATGTTTCATACGCCGTAGAGTGATGTGAACTGCTAGCGCAAGCGGTGTTTTACatcatataaaaatacatttgccgGCAATTAAGAAGAAACGAGTGAAATGACTTGGCTGCAAAACATTATATTCTTAGTTTAAGTCATATGTTCCTGGTTCTTCATCTAAATGTGCAAAATTAGACATGCCAGAGCCCTTAACAGCAAAAACTTAAATTTACTAGCAGCaatcatttaaatgcaatataatcgacatgttaaaaaaaaacgaaactttGCTCAAAAGCCAACCATTCGACCGTTTTAATACACTGCGGAGACGAGTTATCTGAACTAACGAGAACAAAGAGGAAGCATAACAGAAATCACGTTTCCAAATCAACTTGGTACACAGGCTTATACATACCGACGAACTAATATGACGTATTTCCCTCCTGTATTAGTCTCTGTTTAATGGCATCTAGACAAGGAATTTTACCAAAGCTCCTGGATACAAAACAACCGATTTGAATCCACGAAATAAATTTCGAGCCTCTTTCGCTTCCCAATGAAACACAAAGGCAGGTTATGATGTCATTTCCTTTAGCTAAGGGCGGAAGTGCTGATTATCGAGAagccattatatactgtatgttaaagggTTTTTGATACATGAAGTATGCTTTGTCTGCGtcttacatttttttgtgtgtgtataacAGCATGATATACAGGTAGCAAAATTAACACATCCTCTGGTTTTGGTCATGCAGTTTAAAATGTAGACTACATTGCACATAAAGTACAGCTCCATGCAACTTGCCAGagatgtgaaaataaaacagtattaCATCACTACACCTGCAACAGTATATACACCCATCAATAAGGCCAGTGTAATTTCAGATTACATTGTATCTCCTGCAGTGCGATACAGGAAACAACAATTGCCACTTGCACAGAAGATTCTGAGAAATGTACACTTAAGACAGACTGCAGAGAGGAATGagcattcatactgtatgtatctttaTAATGTGAACATGGACACTACTTACAGTACAAAAGTGAAACAGCAATCAGCGATGGAAATTTTATTGGGTTATCACAAGAAAAGGTCCAGCCTTGATCCTAGGGGGCTGATGCATCTGCAGTTTTCCATTCTAACCCAACTTCTAACTAACTAAATCAGTTCCTCGCAGGCTTAAATGGGTCAACTTAATAGCTTCTCCGTGCTCTTCAGATGATGCTGCTTTAAATGAGACCAAAAACAAACCTGAAGGTTCaatatcattatttttaaaatgcgaTTTATTGTATGTTCAAGTGCATTTACATCTATTTTTACAAGACCTTTTTtagtattccatgctgaaaagagaagaaaaataaaacacgtgtgacacccgaagaaggctccacagcagaagcatggaataaacctttacttgttcatttgccgcctacgcatgctgacacagctactgtacctacctgaactactttTTTTAGTATTACCTCTAGTTTTCATCCCCTACCCGATCTTAATTACTCTAATTAGATGTTATTTGAAGTCAAATTATCTGCTTAAGTTGTAATCAATTATAACCTGACTCTGGAGGACTGACCTCTCCCATATGTTATCTAAAGTATTAATTTTAGTATCCAAGTATGTTACTTTTTATCTAAATTACAGAATGtgctttcagaatgtttttcattatatttaCATGTATCTTGTTTCTGAAATCATTGCTGGTTCACACAGGCACAGTGGCAATAATTTTGTCAGAAGTAATGTTTTTTGATAATAACGAATGCTTCAAAGAATAACGAGAACTTCAatgtccacattctttttatttcagtaaaattGCAACAGCATCCCGCTCAAGAAACAGTTTTACATAGGGTTACCATACTTCCagatggaatttttcctttattCTTTTCCCCATAAAGTTttggatttgaaatgttttgtataaaTATCTACTGGTACATGCCCTCTTGAGtgaattttcaaatacagtcacCGAAGATTTGATAGATAATTATAGAAACCCCTTGTCCACCCCAGTCAATGGAGTgtcctcttttttttatttttgaaatatgGTAACTCCAGTGTCACATGAATGATTGCTCTGTGTGCCCTTTGTGTGTCCCGTGTATAtggtaggtacagtatgtgtctgccAGCCCTCTCTGTGCATTCTCTATTACTCTTTTCCCTCAGGGATTTTCGGAAAGGACTGCATTCTTTAATGTGGGTGTATCAGAATCGGTGGTGTCAGTGGGTTTGCAAGTCCTGTGACTCCTTGTGACTAAAACCTTGTGTTCTTGTGTCATATATTACTCATCTTGCAGGAATGGGGAAAACACTCCCATTAAATAGTATTTTTAAACTTTAGGATTGCTCACTTTGGAATGGCCACTAATTGCATGTTTTGTATGGGAAATTCTCAAGGACTTCTGTTTTTCTGGTTAAAGCTGGCTCTTGAATTTGTTATTACAGAGCTGTACAGAGTTTTGCAAAGAATGGCTATTGCAATCTTATGATGTTATCTCCAATGATCAGCAACATGCATCCAATCAAAATTTCCTATCAGATTTTGCTATCAAGCAAAATCAAATTTGTTAACAAACAATGGTCATGCAGTTCTTGGTGTAGGTTTGGGAATAAAAGTGCAAAAAGTGGCCTGTTGCTTCTGTAGATGCAATTTGCTGTGCAAATGAAATCAGCCTTTGGAGTTGAAAAGACAAAATACAGTAGGTCAATTCCAGATTCTCTAAATTTAGATGATAAAAAAGGAATTCACAGCCACAGAGATTTTAGATGTCTAGTGATCATAAtcaactgaaaatgtattttgagtATGTGCAGAACATAATAAAAATCTTAAACCGTCTCAATAAATCTATACTCTACTACCTATAGGAGAGCCTTGTGCTTTGTAAACCCTGGACTGGATCATACAGCTGTGCTGTGTGGATAATACTTGGCTTCTTTTCATCCCAGCCACTGATTCTCAGCATGTCagtcctcttcctctccctcagTCTCTCCAGCTCAGCCCCAAGGTCTCGGCGATGAAGGAGAAGATGTGTGTGTCCTCCAGGATGGCCTTGGCAGTGGGCTTCCCAGCCCCGTGCCCACTCTTGGTATCAATGCGGATGAGCAGGGGCTGGCGCTGCTTGGGGTTGGCGCCCACGCCACGCTGCAGGGTGGCGATGTACTTAAGGGAGTGCAGGGGCACCACGCGGTCATCATGGTCCGCTGTCAGCAGGAGCATGGCAGGGTACTGGAGACTGTCTGTGGGGGCCTGGGGGAGGTTGTGCAGAGGGGAGTACCTGCAGGGCATGAGCAGGGCAAGACATTAACATATTGCTTAAAGATGATGccaatgtatatacagtatactgtagtgtgCAAACAGAAGCATTGAAATCTTATACCTAAAGCAGTATTTTATTGAAATTCAGTGCTCAATAAAATTAGAACTGTCATTTTCAGGTAAGCATACTGTCGTAAAAATACTTCACACAATTAATTAACAAATAACATTGTTCTATCCATTCACTTTTTAACTACTTCATCCAATTCCAGTTTGCGAGGAAGCTggatcctatcccagcaagcaacgggcacaaggcaggatacaccagtccatcacagggcacacacagacacagacacactcactttGGGGCTAGTTgtccaagaagccaattaacacacacgtacagtatgtctacagaTTGTGGGATTAAACctgagcacctggaagaaacccatgtgaacacagagaAAACATACAAAGACCACATAGATAATGTAACAgaccaggtccagaattgaacccagggccccagcactgtgtagcagcaatgctaattagTATCACCATGCTACTGTGCCACCCTAAATAACATTATTGTAGATTCTAATCGCTAATACTATTTTTTTCAACAATTGTGATTATCTATACTGgttgaatatttaaaatgagaagTTTTGAGCTCAGTAGTCACTGCAGCCCACAGTTCCACCCTTCAGGAACAATCCATCAAATTAAAAAACTGAATCCACTTCTACTCCCTATATTACTGTCTATATTAGATGAAGTAGAATGAGAACCTGATTTAATTCAGGGAAAATGTTTATTGCCCTTCTAAACACGTAATTATTGTAcactgttaaaagcagagtgctGTAAAGCACAGAGCTCAGTCttgagttcagtttatttgtcatatgcacaagggcaatgaaatgcttatttgcatgtaagcTCTGATACAGCaacattaaggaaacaccaaaacataaacacagaacagcagcaacaacatacAACTTTAAAAGAAGTCAGACAAGCAGTGTGAGAAGTCAGATAAACAGTATACGTTTATTTTATATGCATGCAACAAAGTATTTATAACCATATATTCTTCAATGTTAATGtcaatgaaaataaacattttgaaacagtGCTAAAAGGAAGGCAGACCCATCGAAAGCAGCCATTATACTTAAGGCGGAACATACTTGATGAGCCAGTCAAACTCCTCTTTTTTGTCAGAGCAGCCATAGTCAGTGGTCCATGCGTGGCCGATGGTGAACTTGTGGAACTTCAGCATGTCCATCACACCCACCTTCGCCACAGCACAGCCAAACAGGTCTGGCTGCTGGTTCACACAGGCCGCTGACACGAGCAGAAGAACACACAGAGTGCTCTCAGTGGTGCTCGACACAcatacaaatgtatttaaaaagaaatgctgtACATGCACACATTGAccctttttaattgtttacactCAGTCCTATTCTAAgcaattttctattttaagcatcattttatatttgCTTTCATTTCCTTGAACTTTCCTTGAACTTCCTTGAAATTTGTAATTGACATCAACAATTGGTATTGAGATTGAAATTGGTATCAATTTCAGAGATTGAGAACTTCCCTCATTCCGTTGTGTCACTCTGTATGTAACCAATTGGACCTCTGGAGAAACAAGAGATACTCACTTTGGGAGTCTCTGACACTTTATCATTCCCATTTGTCTGTTCATCATAACTTGATCACATATTAATTGCAGTTCAATCAGAATTAAGGAAGCACACTCTTAAAAGCAAACCCAGGAGGTGTTGCTTGAAAATGAGGCTGACAATATGGACAATCCAGCACCATTTGAAAAAGCAGCCCAATTCATTCTTGCTTGACTTTCAGGGGGATGCTCTAGATCCTGCAGTATGATACATTTCACAACACAATACAAAGAAGAGCAACAAACACCTTCAGTACATATCTAGAAGCAAAACTCCGTCAGTCAGCCAGTCCCAATACACTTGCTAGTTGTTCATTTAATATCAGAGTGCTTTCAAAAATACTTGCTCCAAGATTTAAAAGATCATAAAATGGAATTTTGTTCAATGCCAGAAAGTAGTACTACTGGTCTTGAGAGGTGAATTAGGAACATGAGGTAGCAGACTCAGAAGTTCTTGAAACTTCTCCTTTCTTACCTACAAGAAGACCTCCATTGGAGGCTCCATTGATGGCCAGTTTTTCGGGTGTAGTGTAGCCTTCTTTGATCAGGTACTTGGCTGCCCACTGGAAATCATCAAAGCAGTTCTGCTTGTTCCCAAGGCTCCCAGCTGCACAGGGAACACCAGGCAAAAGGCAGGCAATCAAATAATTACAGGAAGATCCATCATCATGACTAACTTCAAGAAACATGCTGAGGCAGTGATTGTGTTTTCCAGTTGGTTTTTGATTTAACTGCAGTAATTAATAACTGAACTATGAACAATGTGGTCAGTTGCTGTAatcgacatactgtacatacttgcTCTACCTCAAGATGTACCAGGCATCTCAACAAAACTGGACTCAAGTCTGTTAAACCTTACATTTGAAGTACATAGATGTAATGTTTTCACATCAAAGATTTCCACCACGGGCAATTACTCTACAATCTACAGTAGCAATGGAAGTACTATTGAATAGGAAATGTGAGCTTTCACTCTAACCCCACTTCCTAAACAGTCTCAcaacactatacagtaaattataaaGTTAGTAACTTTTAGTAAACTAAACATATAGTATAGTAAAGTTATCACTTTAAAATCTGATAGCCTTCTCCTGGAGCTATATCAGcaaaccttttattttcttcattaaaTGTGATCTCCaccaatattaaaaaatactatAATCCTCAAATGTAAAACTAACCAAAAACAAATCAGTAGTTAaacttccagttttttttttaaaaaaaacaataaaatgtgactCCACTTAGgctattttttttgttactgcCAGCTCAAAGCCTTCCTCAGAAATATCCAGGTAACATTTTCTGCTACATCAAGCCTCAAAGTACCCTGTGACTCGTTCAATCTCTagacaatgtaaaatgaatatataaataggacagctAAGCCTAAATAATGACACACCTTATTACACTGCATTCATTTTCCAATGAAATTCATAGATCAACAATTGTTTGTTACGGCTCAGATTAGAAAGTCTGGCATGATACTGCATCAGCAGCATTCTCGAACAGTCTGTTCAATCATTATCAAATATGTCAGGGCTAAAAAGTGACTGTGGAAGACAAGTAAAGATCATATGGTGGCAATGTTTCCCAAACAGTTTGTCACCTTTTTCTATTGCCCCAGACACTCTTCCTAGATCTGTATTTATCCCATGGCCATGTGTTGGCATACCTTTGTGCCAGGTCTGTCCATATTCTCCTCCACCTCGGATGTTTGCAACAGCCAGGATGCCACCTAGATGCCTCACAAATAGGAGGTAGGCCACACTGCAACATAGTATTGGCAACAGATTGGCAATATCGTCGGTAGTGCAGGATCAgcatagtgtactgtatatttatccaTATTCAACCAAGAACATTTATATCAAAGCTCTACAGAGAATGTCTGATTATAgccaaaaaggaaatgaaaaaaagacatttctagATGTGATTGGTACCACTCTAGTCTTGGGGTTCTGGTGTGTCTTCAAAttttctactgtacagtagaaatAACTAGCTGATTTAAGTCATTAAGAGGCTCGTTCTTGATTGTACCAtgatttttctgcttttttaataCATATTGTCTGTGTCCACAATTAGCATTGTAGATGGACGTACTGGGTTCAAGTTAATTTGCCATCCTTTTCAGTCTATTATATCAttagtctatatacagtatagaatatATCAATTTATAGACATTTCAAGTCTATAAGGGGGCTTCTCAAATCTTCAGTCTCAAATCAAATCCTCTCAAATTTTGATAACACCAGCTTCTTATTTGCTATATTCATCCTAATAATTATGTAACAGTGTAGATTGGAAGGACAACACATTTTGTAGCCCCTTTCTGTAGTATCAAAACTACAGAGATGACTCATGAAAAAGAACACTTCAAAGTTTTGCTTTTCAATTGAGGTAAGGATCAGGGGATGGTCTGTGTGAATATTGCACCTTAACAGGACCAGAATTGTACAGACAGCATATGCCAAACCTTTGTCATGAGTTCATTGCTAGCTGTTAATAGCTGCTGTAGGGATCTATTTTGAGGGCTCTCATTTATTCAATGGCAAATGTTCTCCATAACAGGGATAGTCTATCCACTTGACAAATTCATCCATAACAAAGTGGTGTCTGATATGATATTATGCATTGTCCATCAGCTGTGATCAAGCGAGATCCCCAACCCTGCCGATTGTTTCAACACGTTAAAAGAAACTGTTCCTTCAACTTAGCAAAACAGTTTACTGACTTGTAGTAGGGCTGGATGGAGTTGTCAAAACCGCCATATCCATAGAGAAAAACAGGGTGAGATCCATCACGCTGGAGCCCTTTTGCATGCACCAGGAACATGGGAATCTTTGTGCCATCTTTACTGGGATAGAAGACCTGCAATAGTGCACAATATTTTCAGTTTGAATCTActtcacttactgtaaatgcactCACATTTGATTTTAATGCTATCCAAGTGCTCTCAGAGTGCAAGGCACTCTACACAGTGAAATGTTTTACAAGGTGCTGGACTACAGTGTACCTGTACGGTTTCATAGTCGGAGGGCTTGATGCCTTTCACCTCCACCTGTCTGAAGACAGTGGGCTCAGGAGAGTCAGAGGTCAGGTCACAGTGGTAGATAATTCCTAGAGGGCAGAAGTAGACAGATCGGTAAGAGGCACCAGAacaggagcaaaaaaaaaaggaggaggcagcacTTCCTCCTACATAGAGCTTTAATCAGAAAAATCCAAAAAAAGAAGATGGCTTTCACATTGCTTTGCACCATTGAAAATCTTCATTGTTTTCTTGAAGTACTTCAAAACCTCAAGGGCACTGAGAGTGCACAAAGAATCAATTCCCCCCAAAATTACCAGGAATCCAAAAAATTTAAATAGTTGTTTTTTCTTATGTCAATGGTACTTTTGTgaatgtatatttatacagcAAGTAATTAAAACTATATAGAAATATGCACATATTTTTGTGCATGTTGTTGCAGAGTTTAGTAATGAGTAAGACCAGCATGTGTTAATGCAATTATTTTGGGATACTTTATAATATTTGTGCTGTTCATTGTTGACCTGACCTGACCTGATTAATGGGTGGTTAATATGAATAAGTCTTTTTCCACTATGCTATGGGATAATTCTATTTCACAGAACAGTACTTGGAGATAGAAGGAAGGGAGGAAGTGCAGAAAACTGATCTAGCTGGATATATAGCTGGTTTTGTGTGGTACCAAAGAACTGCAGTTACCAAATAACTGCTTCTCTCATTCTACAGCTATTAAAACTTTTAATGTTGGGAAAAGGCCCTTCTTGTTACAGTTCCATCCAAATTGTAAGTAATGTATTTATTATCAAATTATCTGGTTTATTTCAACACACATATCCcagtttgaaaagaaaaggatGTCTAGATATGGTGTCTTGAAACTAAATCAAGAAAAGCTTTAGAAGACGTATGAACTCATTTAAACCAGGCAATTATCGGATTTCACTAGGAGCTCAGGCTGCAACTGACTTTGACATCCCTGCCTGTCAATAACTGTCCAGTTGGGGGCGCTGAGCTCAAGTCTGAAGTGAGGGCTGTACCTGGGGTAGTGAAGGATGTGAATTTGTAGAAGACGTCCGTGTGCTTCTTTCTGCAGCTCAGTCCCACCACGGTGCCAACATCCAAGGGCAAGTTTTTTAGGAATCGCCCGCTCTTCAGCTCGTACAGCTGGAGCACGTCCTTGACGTCATGGATGTAGTTCACCAGCAGGAAGCGGATGTTCACACAGGCCACAAACCCTGGGTTCGAGAGCAgacagaggcagagagaaaTTAAATTCACCCTTCCTTTGTTACGTGTTAATGCTCTCCCATTCACATTTtctcagcacatactgtactgtatagtacgATTGTGAAGGTGTGtgctgtaaaatgaaaataaaatccaaaatcTACCACTTGATGGCAGTGTTGGTTAGACATTCAATTATCCTGACGCGTATATATTGTAGACAAGAGTGCTCATAAATTACCAtagtttaatacatttttgagAGTGCCTTTTAGAAGTAAGAACTTACAATTTGCTACATTTTGTACATGATTATAGaactgatcttttttttctggtaagGGTAAAAATACAGCCTTAAATCGGCAAACACCCACACATTTTTCACTTCCTCTTTGATATATGCACCATCAGTAAACCTTATAAAAAACTTAGATTCTTAATGTTTGCTATTCATTTTGACTATGAACAAATATACGTGTGCTATGTTACATTATATTTTGAATCTGCAGTGCTTTAAGAATAACGACGTTATTTAAATAATCAAGTTGTAATTTCAGTATTCTAGCTAATATGATATTAATatcatataatattaatattattattaataatatatttttctgcTTTAAGATATTAATTGTGACATTAATTGGGatcaattatttgtttttcccaTATTTCCCATTTGTACACCTCGTATTTGTTCTACAACTCATTTACCGTATTATAtttcaacacatttttttttaagtcatttaATAGAAGATGGTGTCATTCTGTTCCTTCATCATTCCACCCGACTGCCTCATTGGACCCACAGCAACACCCACATTCCACAGAGCAGCTACATGTCTTATCAGAGGAAAATGTGTCACTACTCCAGCTGGGGTTTAGTAATCAAGTTCTTCTGTAATATCCAGAAGTGGCCTGTGTTAGTCTGTTTTCTTGTCAAATCCACTCTTCCACTTTGTAACTGCTTCTTCCGATTCAGTCTCATGGTGGAGCCACAGCCATCAAGCAACAAGCAACACCCTAGATGggataagtaataggtttattccatgctgaaaaaaagaagaaagagaacacaacgtttcagccgtggtgtcaacacctgaagaaggctccacggccgaaacgttgtgttctctttcttctttttttcagcatggaataaacctattacttgttcctttgcagcctacgcatgctgacgcagctccccacctgaactactaccgccCTAGATGGGATGCAAGCCTGTCGCAgagcagaaacacagacacacacaatggccaaatttcccagaagccaattaacccaccagtatgtttttggagtgTAGGAGAAAACCTGtatgaacacagagagaacatacaaactccagacagatagcaccccagctcTGGGACTGAAATTAGGGCcccaatgctgaccactgcaccaccatgtcgCCTCTTGCCAAAGGTTTTGTTtatccttatttaaaaaaaaaataatgaagttaTATCGCATCTCACTAACCATTTTTGCATAAACCAAATTTCTTGGGTGCAAGTTATTCTATATAAGGGAAATCCCATGGCACTTTTTAGAAGAGTAGGATAGCCTAGATAAATTCGACACGGGGCTTGCACAAATAGACCTTCCCTAAAATCCCCCCCGCTCCCCCTTATTTCAGTTACTGAAGCAAATTCTCACTCCTTCCTCTGATGTGCTGTGCAGTGGAGCTGCTCATGCAGAacggctgctgtgtgtcacccaggtgggtgctgtgcttcagtggtggatattaaaaatgactttataCCCACTGCAtagcagttacagcactttaaaGGTTAGTGCTACCATTGGGTAGCTACAGTAAAGGTGTTCTGTACCGCATGTCACACCACTGTGGTGAGGCAACATCTTATCAAGTAACCTGTGTGTTCTGTGAATATACAGAAAGGGACTGTTTAAATTAAGATTGTTTTTGTtatgttatttcatttttataaatgtttaaaattgacACGGTATTCGATCAATCACACATTGAATTTTCCCTTGTGTTttcttaaaagcaaaaaaaaattgacCTTAACTCTATACTCAACCCTAAGTGTGTTCCTCAAGGTTAGGGATCCTGTTGGGAGCTCTCTCTCTACCCTAACCCGACCTGCTTCGCTCCCTCTACTTCCAGCCACAGCTCCTCTTACCCAGAACATCCTTCTCGTGCTCTGGGATGAGCGTAGTCCAGTTGGAGGGCTCCGGATTCGTCAGGTCAATGTTAATCAGGCGATAACGAGGCGCTTGCAGGTTGGTGCGGAAAG from Lepisosteus oculatus isolate fLepOcu1 chromosome 11, fLepOcu1.hap2, whole genome shotgun sequence includes:
- the LOC102694803 gene encoding prolyl endopeptidase-like, which produces MEFKYPVARRDETRVDDYHGTKIVDPYAWLENPDSEETKAFVAEQNKLSMPFLEKCAVRQKFHDRLTELFDYPKYSCPYKRGGRYFYYHNKGLQNQDVLYTQDSLDAEPRVFFDPNKLSEDGTVALKMARLSEECEYFAYGLSSSGSDWVTVKFMTVGDQQELPDTLERVKFSCLAWTHDGKGVFYNCYPRQEGKADGTETTTNLNQKLFYHVIGTHQSEDILVAEFPDHPKWQSSVTVSDDGQYVVMAITEGCEPVNQLWYCDLQTLSNGITGILPWVKVVDNFEAQYGYVTNEGSLFTFRTNLQAPRYRLINIDLTNPEPSNWTTLIPEHEKDVLGFVACVNIRFLLVNYIHDVKDVLQLYELKSGRFLKNLPLDVGTVVGLSCRKKHTDVFYKFTSFTTPGIIYHCDLTSDSPEPTVFRQVEVKGIKPSDYETVQVFYPSKDGTKIPMFLVHAKGLQRDGSHPVFLYGYGGFDNSIQPYYNVAYLLFVRHLGGILAVANIRGGGEYGQTWHKAGSLGNKQNCFDDFQWAAKYLIKEGYTTPEKLAINGASNGGLLVAACVNQQPDLFGCAVAKVGVMDMLKFHKFTIGHAWTTDYGCSDKKEEFDWLIKYSPLHNLPQAPTDSLQYPAMLLLTADHDDRVVPLHSLKYIATLQRGVGANPKQRQPLLIRIDTKSGHGAGKPTAKAILEDTHIFSFIAETLGLSWRD